The following nucleotide sequence is from Deinococcus radiopugnans ATCC 19172.
GGAGTGATGGGCGCGTGACTTCATGGGGCCAGGATAGCGGGTTGGGGGTGGGCGGGGCAAGCCGGGGTCAGGCGGCGTTCCGCAGAGCTTTGGGTAGCAGGCTCAGAGCTGCCCTGGGCCGTAAAAAATAAAGAACCCCGCATTGAGCCAGGGCGGTGACCAGAAGCTCACCCCAACCCATATTGTGAGGCTTGAAAAGAAACAGGAACAGCATCGTCCAGATTGGAACAGCCACCACACTCAGCACCCGCCAGAGAATCGCGGCGGCCACGCTGGAGAATCTGATGATTACAAAACGCTCCATCAGGACGGCCACCACGGCAAACCCCCAGTAGATCAGCGTATTTGTCCAGCTGAACGTTCCGTTCAATTGCAGATTGATCAGAGGGAGCGAGAGGACAAGTACGGCGGCCACGAAGTTGAAGAGTCGCCACCATCCACCCGGATAAAAGCCCCGTTCCAGCACGCGGCGTGTGGCCGAATCCTGCCAGAGCCACTCCACCTCGGCCCGCGTAAAATGCGTTTCTTCCAGCCTGCGCCGAACTTCCCGCGCGTTGCCTAGCGCATGCAGAGCCGCCGCTTCGGGATTCGGGTGGCCTTCAGCCTGGAGCATCTGCGCGGTCTCCCTGGCGTGGGCCTCCAGCTCGCGACGCAGGCGGGTGGCGGTTTCATGCGGGAATACGCCTGTCACGATGTCCAGCCAGCGTTGCAACTCTGAACTCATGCCTGTTCTCCTTCCAGGGCCAGCGTGCGGGCAAGGCGGGCGTCTCGGCCAAGCTGAACTCTGGTGCCGTAAGCCAGCCACAATGTCAGGACGGGCAGGGCCAGCCAGCTACGTCCACCGAACAGAAGTTCCGTAGCGGTGGGCCATTGAATGAACATGAAGCACACCATGAACATCCACAGCCGCCATTTTCTGCGACGGACCGGGTGAAGACGCTGCGTCAGCCACAGCGTCACGACGACGAGCAACAGAAGAAGTCCTCGAACAGACCAGACACCGTGAAATGGAACATGGAAGAACGCGTCATTGGAACTCGATACCAACCACAGCAGCATAGGTGCGCCCAGAAGCGGCCAATCACTCAGGTTAAAGCCCTGGCGATTTTTGCCGCCAGTAAGCAACTCTAGCCACTCGTCATTCGTCAGGTACAGCCGCCGCAACTCCGCCGCCGTGTCGTCCGGTCTGCCTAGCAAGGGGCGCACGTCCGCGCCTTCATCCACTCCCGCGTCCTGCAAGTGGGCCAGCGTGTCGGCCTTGACGCGGGCCGTGACCCCGGCGGGCAGGTCCTGCGTGGCCCGCACCAGCCATTCGCTGGCTTTCATACCGGCCCCCCGATCACCGCGCCCACCGCCCGCACCTGCTGTTCCCATTGGCGGCGCGATTTCGCCAGCGCCCCACCGCCCTTCTGTGTCAGGCGGTACTCGCGGCGCACCCGCCCGCCGATTTCATGTTCGTGGCTTTCCACCATACCCTCGGCTTCCAGCGCGTGCAATGCCGGGTACAGGGTGCCCTCACGGGCATTCAGCAGGCCGTCGCTGCGTGCCTTGATCGCCTGGGCAATGGCATAGCCGTGTTCTGGCTGCCGTTCCAGCACCGCCAGGATCAACAGGCGCAACTGCTCGCGGGTGTTCATGGCCGCAGCATACCTCTATTTTCGATGTATCTCAACGAGAGGTATCGGACGAATGGCTTTCAAGCCCGTACACCCGCCGTGCATTCGCGTCCGTCATGCGCTCCAACGTGTCAGCAGGCATCTCTCGGAGGTTGGCGATGAAATCCAGCGTGTGACGCACGTAGCCGGGACGGTTGGGTTTGCCGCGTTTGGGCACCGGGGCCAGAAAGGGGGCGTCGGTTTCCAGCAGCATCCGTTCCAGGGGCAGGGTGCGGGCGGCGGCGTGAATCTCGTGGGCGTTCTTGTATGTGGTATTGCCCGCGAAGCCGAAATAGGTGTGCTCGCCGCGCTCCAGGCCGAAGCGCAGCAGCTCCGGGTGACCGCTGAAGCAGTGCAGGATCACCGGCACGTCCGGCCACCCGCCCAGCACGTCCATCACGCCCCGGTGGGCGCTCTCCTGCCCGGCCTTGTCGCGGGTGTGAATCACCAGCGGCTTGCCCACACGCTGCGCGAGTTCCAGTTGCCACTCGAAGGCGCTGCGCTGCGCGGCCCGCCGCGTATCGTCCCAGTAGTCGTCCAGCCCGCTCTCGCCGAGGCCCACCACGCGCGGATGACAGGCCAGCGCCTCCAACTCCTGCCGGGCTTCTGGCGTGTCCTCCCCAGTGTCGGTGGGGTGCAGACCGACGGTGGCGTACACGTCGGGGAATTGTTCGGCCAGGGCAACCGCCTTGCGGGCATGTTCGGGACTGGCGCCGATGCAGACCATCGCGCTGAGGCCCAGCTCCCCGCGTGCGGAGGCCGGATCGTCCAGGTAGTCGAGGTGGCAGTGGGTGTCGATCATGACTGACAGGGTAAGCGGTATGAGCGGGGCAGCCCCAGCCTGCACCGCTGTGCCCCCGCCGTCCCCCACCGCGCCCATCCCAGGCCCACCACTCTCATGAGGGCCGGACGCTAGAGTGCCCGCGTGCAGAAAACGGGCCTCTACGCGCTGCTGGCGATCCTTGCCTTCGCCCTGATCTTCGCCTTCTTGCCGGGCGCAGACCGGGGCGGAGCGAAGACGGACGCCACCTTGCGTGGCGTGGAACTGCGTCTGTTTCCCGCACGGGACCCGGACGCGGTCTGGAGCTTTTCGGCGCAGAACGTCAGCAGCAACCCC
It contains:
- a CDS encoding PadR family transcriptional regulator; protein product: MNTREQLRLLILAVLERQPEHGYAIAQAIKARSDGLLNAREGTLYPALHALEAEGMVESHEHEIGGRVRREYRLTQKGGGALAKSRRQWEQQVRAVGAVIGGPV
- a CDS encoding TatD family hydrolase; this translates as MIDTHCHLDYLDDPASARGELGLSAMVCIGASPEHARKAVALAEQFPDVYATVGLHPTDTGEDTPEARQELEALACHPRVVGLGESGLDDYWDDTRRAAQRSAFEWQLELAQRVGKPLVIHTRDKAGQESAHRGVMDVLGGWPDVPVILHCFSGHPELLRFGLERGEHTYFGFAGNTTYKNAHEIHAAARTLPLERMLLETDAPFLAPVPKRGKPNRPGYVRHTLDFIANLREMPADTLERMTDANARRVYGLESHSSDTSR